Proteins from a genomic interval of Planctomycetota bacterium:
- a CDS encoding 3'(2'),5'-bisphosphate nucleotidase — MSHNYQPELAAATAAVSEAARLCEAVAAQITPDVLSKKDKSPVTVADFGSQALVCRAIHAAFPNDPIIAEENADELRQPGNAELLRKVTQHVGAARPGATADDACAWIDYGGANDYASRFWTLDPIDGTKGFLRREQYAVALALIVDGKITVAALACPNLKGGQILTAIRGQGAWAQSLAPDAARTPIHVTPTMHAARARFCESVESGHSSHDDAARIAELLSITEGPVRMDSQAKYAAVAQGVADVYLRLPTRADYREKIWDHAAGALVVTEAGGKVTDVAGAPLDFTHGRELATNRGVIVSNGHLHEAVLAAVSQVGVA; from the coding sequence ATGAGTCACAACTACCAACCGGAACTGGCGGCCGCGACGGCGGCGGTAAGCGAAGCGGCGCGGCTCTGCGAGGCGGTCGCTGCACAGATCACGCCCGACGTGCTGAGCAAAAAGGACAAGAGCCCCGTCACCGTCGCCGACTTCGGCTCGCAGGCGCTGGTCTGCCGAGCAATCCATGCCGCCTTCCCGAACGACCCCATCATCGCCGAGGAAAACGCCGATGAACTCCGCCAGCCGGGCAATGCGGAGTTGCTCAGGAAGGTGACGCAGCACGTCGGGGCCGCCCGCCCCGGCGCGACGGCCGACGACGCCTGCGCGTGGATCGACTACGGCGGGGCCAACGACTACGCGAGCCGCTTCTGGACGCTGGATCCGATCGACGGGACGAAGGGTTTTCTGCGGCGTGAGCAGTACGCGGTGGCGCTGGCGCTGATCGTCGATGGGAAGATCACGGTGGCGGCGCTGGCGTGCCCGAACCTCAAGGGCGGACAGATTCTCACAGCGATTCGCGGTCAGGGCGCCTGGGCGCAGTCGCTGGCGCCCGATGCCGCGCGGACGCCGATCCATGTCACGCCGACGATGCACGCGGCTCGGGCGCGCTTCTGCGAATCGGTCGAGTCGGGGCACAGTTCGCACGACGACGCCGCTCGGATCGCAGAGCTTCTTTCGATCACCGAAGGCCCGGTGCGGATGGACAGTCAAGCCAAGTACGCCGCGGTGGCGCAGGGGGTGGCGGATGTGTATCTGCGTCTGCCGACGCGGGCGGACTACCGCGAGAAGATCTGGGACCATGCCGCCGGCGCGCTGGTCGTCACCGAGGCGGGCGGAAAAGTGACGGACGTCGCCGGCGCCCCGCTGGACTTCACCCACGGGCGCGAACTGGCGACCAACCGTGGCGTCATCGTCAGCAACGGGCATCTTCATGAAGCGGTGCTCGCCGCCGTCTCGCAGGTCGGGGTGGCGTGA
- a CDS encoding aminotransferase class I/II-fold pyridoxal phosphate-dependent enzyme: MDIQLSHRMDRLPAYLLGKIKKMTYERRRLGHDVIDLNMGNPSDPTPPAIVEKLREAVTDPRNQRYSASAGIYNLRREVARKYKRLYDVDLDPNGEVIATIGSKEGFSHLCLALLGPGDTAIVTKPAFAIHTYAVVLAGANVIGVELGNDAAFLERVENVITHMEPKPKVMILNFPNNPTTMCVDLAFWDEVVAMGKRHNIMVISDFAYGETCFDGYKAPSFMQAKGAKDVGVEFTTMSKSYNMAGWRIGYCVGNAKMIDALATIKGYYDYGIFQAIQIASIIAMREHDETVIEQAKIYEGRRDALVRCVRKLGWDVEPPKATMFVWAKVPTEHLGPYGGSTVDFCLDMIEKADVAMCPGGAFGNEGEGYVRIAMVENEHRIRQAFRNLERVLNKPATSAAS, from the coding sequence ATGGATATCCAACTCAGCCACCGCATGGATCGTCTGCCCGCCTACCTGCTGGGCAAGATCAAGAAGATGACGTACGAACGTCGCCGGCTTGGTCATGACGTGATCGATCTGAACATGGGCAACCCCAGCGATCCGACGCCCCCGGCGATCGTCGAGAAGCTGCGCGAGGCCGTCACCGACCCCCGCAATCAGCGCTACAGCGCTTCCGCCGGCATCTACAACCTCCGCCGCGAAGTCGCCCGCAAGTACAAGCGGCTCTACGACGTGGACCTCGATCCGAACGGCGAAGTCATCGCCACCATCGGCTCCAAAGAGGGCTTCTCGCACCTGTGCCTGGCGCTGCTGGGCCCCGGCGACACGGCGATCGTCACCAAGCCGGCCTTCGCCATTCATACCTACGCCGTCGTCCTCGCCGGCGCGAACGTCATCGGCGTCGAACTCGGCAATGACGCCGCCTTCCTCGAACGCGTCGAGAACGTCATCACCCACATGGAGCCCAAGCCCAAGGTGATGATCCTCAACTTCCCGAATAACCCGACGACGATGTGCGTCGATCTGGCGTTCTGGGATGAAGTCGTGGCGATGGGCAAGCGGCACAACATCATGGTCATCTCCGACTTCGCCTACGGCGAGACCTGCTTCGACGGATACAAAGCCCCGTCGTTCATGCAGGCCAAGGGCGCCAAGGACGTCGGCGTCGAGTTCACCACGATGAGTAAGTCCTACAACATGGCCGGCTGGCGCATCGGGTATTGCGTGGGCAATGCCAAAATGATCGACGCGCTGGCCACGATCAAGGGCTACTACGACTACGGCATCTTCCAGGCGATCCAGATCGCTTCGATCATCGCCATGCGCGAGCATGACGAAACGGTCATTGAGCAGGCGAAGATTTACGAGGGCCGGCGCGATGCGCTGGTGCGCTGTGTGCGCAAACTCGGCTGGGACGTCGAGCCGCCCAAGGCGACGATGTTCGTCTGGGCCAAAGTGCCGACCGAACATCTGGGCCCCTACGGCGGCAGCACGGTCGATTTCTGCCTCGACATGATCGAGAAGGCCGACGTGGCCATGTGCCCCGGCGGCGCGTTCGGCAACGAAGGCGAGGGCTATGTCCGTATCGCCATGGTCGAAAACGAACACCGCATCCGCCAGGCCTTCCGCAACCTCGAACGCGTCCTCAACAAACCCGCAACCTCCGCGGCTTCGTGA
- the deoC gene encoding deoxyribose-phosphate aldolase has translation MVDVREIASRIDHTILKAEATLAQVDKVVAEARQHQFASVCINPIYVPHVHHALKGSGVKTCTVIGFPLGANTAGIKAAEAAAAIEHGADEIDIVAYLPNLLNNDAAAARAELEEIVYAARQARQDVIIKVIVESSLLMDGISDNLAEQRIETACKAVREAGCDFIKTSTGFHATGGATVAAVTFMKRHAGGLKVKASGGIRNRDDAVRMIELGADRLGCSAGVAIVTGATSSAKY, from the coding sequence ATGGTGGACGTCAGGGAAATCGCGTCGCGCATCGATCACACCATCCTCAAAGCCGAGGCCACCCTCGCGCAGGTCGACAAGGTCGTCGCCGAGGCAAGGCAGCATCAGTTCGCCAGCGTGTGCATCAATCCGATCTACGTGCCGCATGTGCACCATGCCCTCAAGGGCAGCGGCGTCAAGACATGCACGGTCATCGGCTTCCCCCTCGGCGCCAACACGGCGGGAATCAAGGCCGCCGAGGCCGCCGCGGCGATCGAGCACGGGGCCGACGAAATCGACATCGTGGCGTACCTGCCGAATCTGCTCAACAACGACGCCGCCGCGGCGCGGGCCGAGCTGGAGGAAATCGTCTACGCCGCCCGCCAGGCGCGGCAGGATGTGATCATCAAGGTCATCGTCGAGTCGTCGCTCCTGATGGACGGCATCAGCGACAATCTCGCCGAACAGCGCATCGAGACGGCCTGCAAGGCGGTGCGCGAAGCGGGCTGCGATTTCATCAAGACGTCCACCGGTTTTCACGCCACCGGCGGCGCCACCGTCGCGGCGGTCACGTTCATGAAACGGCACGCCGGCGGCCTCAAGGTCAAGGCCTCCGGCGGCATCCGCAACCGCGACGACGCCGTCCGCATGATCGAACTCGGCGCCGACCGCCTCGGGTGCAGCGCCGGCGTCGCGATCGTCACCGGCGCAACGTCCAGCGCCAAGTACTGA